One Dioscorea cayenensis subsp. rotundata cultivar TDr96_F1 chromosome 15, TDr96_F1_v2_PseudoChromosome.rev07_lg8_w22 25.fasta, whole genome shotgun sequence genomic region harbors:
- the LOC120277656 gene encoding probable aldo-keto reductase 1, which yields MREPKEGAGRTGSNPTMKELYKFNKFTFKAIVGSNGKELGIGIVVYGPLGRGFFGGKGVSESVYKHSLPHLSYSSENLEKSKALYVRVGNLAKKHQCSTTQLALSWVLHQGDDIVPIPATTKIKNVDSNIGALQMKLTEDDLRKFLV from the exons ATGAGGGAGCCAAAAGAAGGAGCAGGTAGGACCGGCAGTAATCCAACCATGAAGGAG CTTTATAAATTCAACAAGTTCACCTTCAAGGCCATAGTGGGAAGCAATGGAAAAGAACTTGGAATTGGAATAGTAGTATATGGTCCACTTGGCCGGGGATTTTTTGGTGGCAAAGGAGTTTCAGAAAGTGTTTATAAACACAGT CTTCCACACCTAAGCTATAGTTCTGAGAACTTGGAGAAGAGCAAAGCATTGTATGTGAGAGTTGGGAATTTGGCTAAGAAACATCAATGCAGCACTACTCAACTAGCTCTGTCTTGGGTTCTGCATCAAGGGGATGATATTGTTCCAATCCCTG CGACAACCAAAATCAAGAACGTGGATAGTAATATTGGGGCATTACAAATGAAGCTAACAGAGGATGACTTGCGGAAATTTCTAGTTTAA